Within Butyrivibrio fibrisolvens, the genomic segment TTCCTGATAGAGGCTGCCTATCTTGTCATCAACCTCTTTCTCCGGGTAAGAAGAAAGGTCCTCTATTTTAATATTCTGAGCATTCTTAAGTATCTCTTTGTACTCATCATCGCAGTTAAAGCCTGCATTCTCAGCTTCCATAAGGAGCATGAGCCAGCTGCCTGCCCTGCTTGTAATGGCCTGATGTACACTCTGAAGGTTATCAAGATAGCCTTTTCGCTTCTCATCTACAGCCTGCCTTTTGCTTTCAAGGTTCTTTTTGATCTGCTCTGTATCAGACTTACCAAGCTCTTCATGTACATGACCTATCTTGTCCTGAAGGCGGTTCTGCTTGTCCTTCCTGGTCTCATTCATGGCTTTGGCCTGACTTATATCCATGGTGAGCTGCTCGATGAGATTCTGGGAATCTTCACAGCTTTTTTCAAGAATCTTCTGTTCATCACGAAGTATCGCATAGTCAAGGGTCTTAACAAGTACTGCATCCTCGTGATATACGTTATAAGCTTCACTTATCTTCTCAAGCTTCTCAAGCTTCCTGCGGCTGGACTGAGCCTTGTCACGAAGATCATAGTAGTCATGTATGGTACTTCTTATGGAAGTAAGATCGACACTTTCATTTACAGAACATATAGAGTCTGTTATAAAGCTTCCTATATTGAGGTTCTCACCGATACTACAGGATACTGCTGCCTTTAGAAGTGATATATATTCACTTCTTATCTGGCCATAGGCTGCCATTATATACTTACTGTATTCGGTATCTGTATAGAAATGGTAATTCTCTTCGCCTACATAGGTTGCAAGAAACCTCTTGAGCTCACTAATATTAAGAGCCATATCATCAAGTACAAAGAGGTTCTCAGGGATTCCCTTACCGGCAAAAGACATCCAGCGCTCTGCATGTCTTGTGTGATCCTGAGGACAGTCTGCTACAAAACCATCGCAGAAATACGTATCCTTGACATCATTATAGAATTCAAGCACTACATAGCTTGTAAAAAAGCCGTCATGACGAAGGAACTTCTCCTGGTTGTTGGAGGCCCAGTAGCCATACAGATACTTCTCTACATTTCTTGCAGAATGCTTGTCTGCAGCCTTATTGAAGATTCCTTTCTTCTTGCCTGTAAGGACCATCATAACTGCATCTATGATCTGGGATTTACCGGCCTGATTGGCTCCTGACAAAAGGGTCACATCACCTATCGGAAGGAGCGTAGGCTCATCGAACTTACCCCAGTTATATACATAAACCTTATTAAGTCTTATCATTAAAATCTCCCATCATAATTAGCTTTTTGAAAATGTCCCATTTTCAATTCATTGCTATAGCTAAGTATTATCGTATGTACCATGTTATGCTTCCTTGTCTTCTTCCATCTCATCCCTAAGCTCCAAGAGTTCTGTAACCTTGGCTGCAGATACCAGATGGAGTATAGCAGGAGTTATACGGAACATGGTCTGTGGGTCTCTCCATTCGCCCTTGCCTTTTTCAATGATATGAAAATTAACAAATGTCTTGAAGTCATTGGCCATCTGCTGTTTGTTGGAGGTTATGTCAACTTTGACATTGTCCTTTAGAAACTGAACCACTTCGCCAACATCAGATGTGATCTGATCTCCCGTAGACGGATCGCTGTATTTCTTCTGATATATACATCTAAGAGCAAGAGCTATCCTTGTAGTATTGAGATTAAAATGAAACCTTGCTGTGTCAGACTCACTCTGAAGTGCAAAAAGGCCATTGTCCTTGTCATGCACAAGTTCAAAACCGCCCATTTCAAAATACAGATATAACAGGTCGAAATTGGACTCGATAAAGATATAATCGCCGTTTCTGGATAAGAGTCCTGTCTCTGTGTCATAATCCATCTGAAGGATATATGTTCCTGACAAAAGAAGTCTTACTACCCTCTTAAAATAGTCCTGATCATATCTTCTGAGTCTGTTATAAAGGCCTGTAACCGTGCGATCTGCATTGTCTTCAAAATCGCTCTCTCTTGTACCCTGACGACTTTGAGGTACGTCGAATTCTAACTGGTCATCATTTTCATATAAATCATTGTTATAATAGTCACTCATTAAGAATCAGCTCCGCTTTCTTTAATCGTAAATGTCATATCAGGTACACTGTATGATCCGGCTTCAATGTGTCTTCCTGACTTTTGTACCTTGTATTCACCATTGGAGAATCCATACAGTGAAGCCATGATAAGAAGTGTATAATCATCCTCCGTAAAGTTATCTGTCTCCCTGATGATCTCACTTGTCTCCATTCGCTTTCTGCCATGCATTTTGTCTTTGACATAGCTTCTTGCATCAGCCATGGTATAACCACCAAAGCTCCTTTTAAGGAAGTCTCTGGTTCTCTTCTCATCCTTTTCATGGTGAGGGCGTAGTAGCATCTTGGTTTCTTCATTTTTCTCAGGTCTGTATGTATCGGTTCTAAGAGACTTCTCATCGATAAAGGTGGACTGAACCGCACCAAGACCCGACTGTACCTTCATGGAATATGCCTTGTTCTCTTCCATTCCCTTCATGATACGGACAATCTTATTAACAATAGAATTGTCACTTCTAAGGTTGTGGATGACAGCCTGTGTAAAACGCCTGTTATAATCAGCATTCCTGTCAGTGATCATATCAATCTTGTTATCTGCTTCCGAGAAGGTTCTATAGATGATATCGATACGCCTTCTGATCTCGAGGATCCTCTCATCTTCATCAAGTCCTGACATCTCAGCCGAGGTATCAGTCTGCGCCATCTGACGGATAAGGTCAGGATCTTTGTCCAGTTCTCTTACGAACCTTAAGATATCGCCTCCGTAGAGGGCTATGGAATCACTGGTCTTCAAGGGATGATAATAAGCATCTATGACGCTCTGCTCACCGCCTTCCTTGAATCTCTTCTCAAGCATATCTCTGACATTCTCATCATCAGCATGCTCTCTGTAATACTTACCGATGTAATAGTATAGGTTCCTGAAAGTCTTGGACAGATCTCCGGCATTGTCTGATGCCACCTTTAATGCTCTGGACATAGTACGGGCGCGCCTTGTACCACTTTCTTCACCTGCCATACTAAGAACAGCATAGGTTGAGAATACATCACAGTCTGCAAGTTCTGCCCTGGGTCTTGTCTCTCTATAGAGATATTCCAGCATATCCGATGCATAATCAGGCATAACTATGTCACGCTCAAATCCCTGTTTGGAATCTTCTTCGCACAGCCAGCCCTTTCGTATGAGCTTGCCTAAAAGGAAAGAGGCTTTACCGGGCAAAGTTTTAAAAAGTTCCGCATCTATGACTTCTCCCTCTTCTACATCTTCTGACAGATCAGCACTTGCGATACTGTTCTCAAGCGATATAAGTATCTGTTCTCTAAGATCCTTTTTGCTGATGGCAAGTTCATCTTCAAATGCATCACGCACAACAAAAAGAGCTGCAAGATACAGCTCTCTGTTAGGTGATGATAATATACTGAAAAAATCCCCGGGAACAGTTGCAAAAAATGCTCCCGATAACCCTTTATAATCCATTCAAAACCTCTTATTAAACTACCTGTCAAATATCATCTGTGAATATAAATATATTTGTAGGCTACGTAATAGTCATCTTCCCAATGATCTGCAGACATCTGCTGTGGTGTTATAAGGAAATAGTTGTAGCGGACAGGAATGCCATATTCTCCCATATCATCCCATGTGACATCAATTGCATATGTCACTCCGCCTATAATAACTTCATTCCAGGCATGCAGTCCTGATTGCAGACCGTTAGTGCCGTATCCTGTAACAATCTTGGATTCTATTCCCACAATATGCATGAACAGGTCAAAAAGCTCTGCATATCCCTGGCATACTGCGGTCCCTTCAGATATTGCATTAAGATAGCTATACTTAGAGTAAGTGTAGTCGTATGTAAGATTGTAACACATCCAGTCATGTATAGCCAGAACCTTATCCATCTCGCTCATGGAGCTGTTTGTAATACTATCTGCTACGTTGCAGGCATCAAGAACACCCTGGATCCTGACGTCTGTAGAGTATACCTGACGTCCTTCAAGATATCCGTTGTTCTTGTAATGCATAAGGAGTGCATATGGATCTGTTCCTACTGCTGCAGCAACATCAGGGTTCTCTGCTGCATAACGGGCTGCATCAAAGTTCTCAACTGTAAGAATAGAACGTCTGTCCACCATTGCAAGGCGGCCTTCCCCAAAGCCGTTGTTGACATAATGGGACCAGAGCTTGTTTTTATCATAACCATAAGCCTGATACAGATCTGGATACATATCTGCATAGGAATAATATCCGAATCCTTCGGGATTCTCAAACAGGATGTACTCACCTGCATGAGAAGTAAATGATGCAAAGCTGCTGCAAATAACTACTGCCGCAAGCGCTGCTGCTACTTTTCTGAAAATCTTCATACAAAATTCACCTCATAAAACTTTATTACACCAAAAATCTATTTGGCACTACTACATTATATCGGATTATTTTTTATTTTTCGAACATTTTTGTAATGACATTTTTGGTGCCTATGTAGTATACCATATAGAAGCGAATCTGCAATTTATTCAATTTTCGATGTCGAGTACATGCTCCATGTACTTTAGTTTTTTTCTGATTTCTTCTTTTTTTACTTCTTTATTGCCTATGCCGGAACACAGGCCATTACTGCTCTGCAGCGAGGAAGTTTGGGCTTTCGTAAGATTGTTTTGCTCTGCAGGAGTTTTGCTTTTCGTATAGTTGTTTTGCCCTGCAGGATTTTCTGCTTGGTCAGTTTCAGGATTAAAGGTCTGTGTTTCGTCACTATCTATGCTGAATGTTTCAGTTCTATCATTATCAGAAATCATATCCATCCTCCACGCCTTTGGACTTCCCACTTGGACAATGCAGTATCACCACAGCAAAACCCGTGGTGATACTGCATCATCCAAGTGGGAAGTCTGCAAATTATTAGCTAAAGTCATATTTTTTCATAAGCTGCTTTTTTATAATTCTGCGTCTTATAGAAAAATAGGTGATACCGATCATAAGTGCTATAGCAGCTATCGCCATGATAGCTATCCCTCCGTAAAAAAAGAGTTCACCATTTGTCATATCACTAAGGTTCATAATCTTATTACTCCTTCACCAAAAGCTCCAACCAGACTTATTTCCATATATAGAATCTCATTGTAACCAGCCAAGCGCATACAGCTCTTCGATATCATCCTCAAGGCGCTGCATTTCGTCATCACTGTCGCCTGATACTTTGACTTTGTCATATATGGTTTTGGCCTTTTCGTAGTATTCAAGGACTTTAGAATAGTCTCTTTCGTCTTCTAAAAGCGAACCTTGAATGATCATGCAGTACTCAGCCTGTCTCATGGGGATTCTGTAATCTTCAGGATACAGGTCTGCTGCCAGAGTCATTATTTCCAGAGCTTTATCAGTTTCTCCGTTCATGTTTTTTATATAAGACAGGTTTATATAATCAGAAACGATAGCCTGTGAATGATCCATAAGATATGTATAACATTCATCGGCTTTTGAGAGCCACTTAGCAGAGTCTTCCACACTGCTTTTTTCCAGATACTTAAGACATATCTGTGCGTTCTCTCTCATAACTCTTATGGTCCATTTGCCGGTCACACGCTTAAATACATCAGTCAGTATAAGGTCTGCATTGTCATAATCATCAAGCTCTGCATATGCTCTTGCACATAATATTCCTGCCCTTGCAATTATATCTTCATCACTTGATAGCTTTAGCACCTTAAGGTAATCATCTATTGCGTCATTGTAGTTTTGATCAGCGCCTGCAATCTCGCCTCTTACAAGGTACAGGCCGGCGTCATCGAGGCCTTTGTTTATCGCCTCTTCCAGAACCTTCCTAGCCTTATCGGTATCTCCTGATCTTGCATATGCTATTGCAAGATCCCTGTAATTATCAGGATCCGATCCATCTGTTTCTATCGCCTCTTCATAGAGCTTTATTGCACTTTCATAGTCTTCCAGATCAAAATATGAACTTGCCGCAAGATACAGAATAGTTCCCTTTTCCTGGCTATTATTCTCTAAAATCCTGGTATAGCTTGTATTATTAAGTAAAGAAAATGCACCTTCTATTATCTCATCTTCAGACATGGTTTCTGCATTATCTATAAGCATGTCATATTCTCGTCCAAATGCCTCTTCACGCCTTATAAGTCCGCCTTTTACAGTCATATATACACCGGATGCAAATATTATCAGGCAAATGAGTGTATATACTGTCTGCAATCTTCCAAGCCTTTTGTATCTTCTGTCACGAAACTTCATGGT encodes:
- a CDS encoding DUF4194 domain-containing protein yields the protein MSDYYNNDLYENDDQLEFDVPQSRQGTRESDFEDNADRTVTGLYNRLRRYDQDYFKRVVRLLLSGTYILQMDYDTETGLLSRNGDYIFIESNFDLLYLYFEMGGFELVHDKDNGLFALQSESDTARFHFNLNTTRIALALRCIYQKKYSDPSTGDQITSDVGEVVQFLKDNVKVDITSNKQQMANDFKTFVNFHIIEKGKGEWRDPQTMFRITPAILHLVSAAKVTELLELRDEMEEDKEA
- a CDS encoding Wadjet anti-phage system protein JetA family protein, with the translated sequence MDYKGLSGAFFATVPGDFFSILSSPNRELYLAALFVVRDAFEDELAISKKDLREQILISLENSIASADLSEDVEEGEVIDAELFKTLPGKASFLLGKLIRKGWLCEEDSKQGFERDIVMPDYASDMLEYLYRETRPRAELADCDVFSTYAVLSMAGEESGTRRARTMSRALKVASDNAGDLSKTFRNLYYYIGKYYREHADDENVRDMLEKRFKEGGEQSVIDAYYHPLKTSDSIALYGGDILRFVRELDKDPDLIRQMAQTDTSAEMSGLDEDERILEIRRRIDIIYRTFSEADNKIDMITDRNADYNRRFTQAVIHNLRSDNSIVNKIVRIMKGMEENKAYSMKVQSGLGAVQSTFIDEKSLRTDTYRPEKNEETKMLLRPHHEKDEKRTRDFLKRSFGGYTMADARSYVKDKMHGRKRMETSEIIRETDNFTEDDYTLLIMASLYGFSNGEYKVQKSGRHIEAGSYSVPDMTFTIKESGADS
- a CDS encoding transglutaminase domain-containing protein; translated protein: MKIFRKVAAALAAVVICSSFASFTSHAGEYILFENPEGFGYYSYADMYPDLYQAYGYDKNKLWSHYVNNGFGEGRLAMVDRRSILTVENFDAARYAAENPDVAAAVGTDPYALLMHYKNNGYLEGRQVYSTDVRIQGVLDACNVADSITNSSMSEMDKVLAIHDWMCYNLTYDYTYSKYSYLNAISEGTAVCQGYAELFDLFMHIVGIESKIVTGYGTNGLQSGLHAWNEVIIGGVTYAIDVTWDDMGEYGIPVRYNYFLITPQQMSADHWEDDYYVAYKYIYIHR
- a CDS encoding serine/threonine-protein kinase, which encodes MLKIGQIINGVYEVEEPIGEGGSGQVFKAWHKNLRKHVVIKRIKDNYVGRINERKEADILKNIKHSNLPQVYDFIQMDTEVYTVMDYIDGNTMMEYIKAGVRFDEPQTIKWLKDLCLALHYLHSQNPTIIHSDIKPSNIMISADGNICLIDFNISLNDPDHQMTTGYSRNYAAPEQLGGISSGKVLGAVADVRTDIFSLGASFYQLMSRKNALKQMESGLPLWDESTPYSGLLTDIIDKALEKDPSKRFQSASDMYKSLDTMKFRDRRYKRLGRLQTVYTLICLIIFASGVYMTVKGGLIRREEAFGREYDMLIDNAETMSEDEIIEGAFSLLNNTSYTRILENNSQEKGTILYLAASSYFDLEDYESAIKLYEEAIETDGSDPDNYRDLAIAYARSGDTDKARKVLEEAINKGLDDAGLYLVRGEIAGADQNYNDAIDDYLKVLKLSSDEDIIARAGILCARAYAELDDYDNADLILTDVFKRVTGKWTIRVMRENAQICLKYLEKSSVEDSAKWLSKADECYTYLMDHSQAIVSDYINLSYIKNMNGETDKALEIMTLAADLYPEDYRIPMRQAEYCMIIQGSLLEDERDYSKVLEYYEKAKTIYDKVKVSGDSDDEMQRLEDDIEELYALGWLQ